TAGTTTCTAAGGAATACTTTGTCATTAAAAACTGCACCTCCGTTGTTAGTTTTGTCTAACAATTGGGGTGCAGTTCATAAGGGCGGTCTATTTTTTATGTTGAAATGAAAGAATCGCTACGACTAATGTTGCAAAAGCAATCATGAGCATT
This genomic interval from Bacillus sp. SM2101 contains the following:
- a CDS encoding putative holin-like toxin — protein: MPMLTTFEGIMLMIAFATLVVAILSFQHKK